One stretch of Deinococcus fonticola DNA includes these proteins:
- a CDS encoding LCP family protein, with product MRRWWWLLILLLVLVAAGGLFTYQRHREVQLLGQEVYKELDGDGFPPLPGVLDDPVFKDLPPPPADQPVSMGRYKPSPAKPVSGTPSPSKTAPAPKTPPVPTTTPPPTPKTVARPAVPDAIPTAQTPSVPTAPVPKTPAAPPAPAPVKLAPASFLERVRTNTKIHVLLIGNDQNELDKGRADVLVVLTFDPKTRVLSFLSIPRDTRAQIPEHEVEKINAAYAIGGATLQTMAVEQFLGIPMDKFVEISMGGFQQVIDLVGGVTVNPPFAFELDGQSFEPGKVKLNGEQALAYSRMRKQDPRGDLGRNTRQQEVLRSLMGSLGQLSPDELNRVLGQLQHHLRTNFSPSEVVELRQRHDYLLSHQQTVSVQGVNRKIGGLWYYLVSPQERRRLHLLLR from the coding sequence ATGCGTCGTTGGTGGTGGCTGCTGATTCTGCTGCTGGTGCTGGTGGCCGCAGGCGGACTGTTCACCTACCAGCGGCACCGCGAGGTGCAACTCCTGGGTCAGGAAGTGTACAAGGAACTCGACGGAGACGGGTTCCCGCCCCTGCCCGGCGTGTTGGACGACCCGGTGTTCAAGGATTTGCCGCCCCCACCGGCCGACCAGCCTGTCTCGATGGGACGTTACAAACCCAGCCCGGCAAAACCAGTTTCCGGAACGCCCTCACCCTCCAAGACGGCCCCAGCCCCTAAGACGCCTCCAGTTCCCACGACAACCCCGCCCCCGACCCCCAAGACGGTGGCCCGCCCAGCCGTTCCCGACGCCATACCTACCGCGCAGACGCCGTCAGTCCCCACAGCCCCTGTGCCCAAAACGCCAGCGGCGCCGCCCGCGCCTGCCCCGGTGAAGCTGGCCCCCGCCAGTTTTCTGGAACGGGTACGCACCAACACCAAAATTCATGTACTGCTGATAGGCAACGATCAAAATGAATTGGATAAGGGTCGGGCCGACGTACTGGTCGTTTTGACGTTTGACCCAAAAACCCGTGTCCTTTCTTTTTTAAGTATTCCCCGCGACACCCGCGCCCAGATTCCTGAACACGAAGTGGAGAAAATCAACGCGGCCTACGCCATCGGCGGCGCCACCCTGCAAACCATGGCGGTGGAGCAGTTCCTGGGGATTCCCATGGACAAGTTCGTGGAGATCAGCATGGGCGGTTTTCAGCAGGTTATCGATCTGGTGGGCGGTGTCACCGTGAATCCCCCTTTCGCTTTCGAGTTGGACGGACAGTCCTTTGAACCGGGCAAGGTGAAACTGAACGGTGAGCAGGCCTTGGCCTACTCGCGCATGCGTAAACAAGACCCGCGCGGGGACCTGGGCCGCAACACCCGCCAGCAGGAAGTGCTGCGCAGCCTGATGGGTTCGCTGGGACAACTGTCGCCGGACGAGCTGAACCGCGTACTGGGACAACTGCAACACCACCTGCGCACGAACTTCTCGCCGTCAGAAGTGGTGGAGTTGCGCCAGCGACACGACTACCTGCTGAGTCACCAGCAAACCGTGAGTGTGCAGGGCGTCAACCGCAAGATCGGTGGCCTGTGGTATTACCTGGTGTCCCCCCAAGAACGCCGCCGACTGCACCTGTTGCTGCGCTGA